The following nucleotide sequence is from Triticum dicoccoides isolate Atlit2015 ecotype Zavitan chromosome 7B, WEW_v2.0, whole genome shotgun sequence.
GAGCACTTTTTATGTTTGTAGCGTCATCATGAGAAGCCTAATAAAAAGCATAGTGTCATCCACAAACAACGAGTGTGAGATTTTTGGTGCCCTCCGCCAGATTTTAACCAGGATGATATTGTCAGAATTCATACCATGCTTAAGAATAACAGAGAGTCCATCGGCGGCGAACAAGAATAGAAAGGGTGATAAGGGACCCCCCTCCTTGTCGAAGCCCAAGCGTCGATGCAAATGAATCCAAGAGAGGTCCCCATTTAATTTAACACAAACCTCACCGATGTGACACATGTCATAATTCAATTAATCCATCGATGAGAGAGACCTAGCCTTTTGCACCACTTTCTCCAAGAAATCCCAATCCATCCTAATACCCTATCATAAGCCATAGATAAATCCAACTTGTATGCATAGAAAATCTTAGTTGAATCTCTCTTGCTTTATGTAATGAATGCACTCAAAGGCACCAAGGGCATTGTCAGTGATCAAACTACCTGGAACGAAAGCACTTTGCTCTGAGATAAGATCATCAAGTAAAGGCCTTGGTCTATTCACTAGACACTTGAAGATCACTTTATAAATTACATTACGTAAGCCGATGGGCTTGAAATCATATAATTTATTGTTTTTTTAGTGAGTACTATAGAAGTAGAGTTCACACCTTCAAGCGGAGGAGGTTTTTGTGGAAGTTCAACATCCTCTACAACATCATTCTGTTTTCCCACTACCACCTTGTctgagtatcaaataagacttatcTAAATTATGTTTTCGCAAGCATGACGTTTTGTCACCCACCGCTTCTTTCGTACAATCTTAAATACATTacccttttctctccttttttattCCCCCCTCATATCTATGAATTATTTCATTAGTTTTACCTAAAAACACTTTAACTACCCCATCTTTTATTGATTACGAAATACAATCTTATTTATTTTTGGTAAGGCAATAAGGGTTTACCAAATCGGATAATTTACTTGGCAGGTAAATTATGAGCATGATTTTTTTTTGGTAAATGCTTATTTGCACAACCAGGATAATATGAACAGGTAAATCATGGCTACCGTACAAAATAAAAGATACCAAATATGGAACTAATTAAAAAGTATTAACTATTGCATGCAGagaaaatgcaattagaagcatgcAGATAGATTACAAAAGGTTTTTCTAATTTACAATCGCCCAAGATTTCATCAATCCGTGAAAGATCTTCTTTTGCTAAACTTCAAGAAAAGGTAATACAACAAGGTGTTTTCCTTTATAGCTTACCAGTCTTGCTGCCTAGTAAAGTACAACAAGGTGAACTTTTAAAAAATTGTATGAACATTTTAGTAAAGAGGAGACAATAATACATTTTGTGTACAGGATGAATAAATTCTTACAAGAAAGTGAACATTACTTTAGGCATATATGGATAGATTTGTAATCTGAACTTGGGGTTGGTTGATTCCCAAATTGCTCGAGATGTATATGTCTTCATtaaagaaatgacaaaaggggaagGCCCTCTCTAGAGAACAAGATTTTTACATTTCATGTTTGGACTATATTTAGAGTATTTTCCTATAGCACAATGATTTGGATAAAAAATTGCGAAACCAAATTCTTATTGTTATTTTGTTGGGAATTTCAATCTCTCATGAGACCATATTTTTTGGCATTTCCCCTATGTTTATAGAAACAAATACTCCTGCCATTTTCAGGTTTTGCACTTTTTAATTGCGTCAAACTTTTATTTTGTATGCTCATTATTCTATAGTAATTTTTGAGAAAGAGTGCCGACCATTCTCTGATCGAGGGCAATATAGGAAAAAACGCAACATGACACAAGCCCCATGACCACACAAACGATCATCTCGTCCTCCTTCTTCCGCTTCGCTATTTGCTTGTTGTACTATCTTGCTGCCGGGTATAGTACAACAAGGTGGACTTTTAAAAAACTGCATTAACATATTAGTAAAATCAACTGGCGAGACAATAACACATTTTGTATACTAGATGAACAAAGTCTTACAAGAAAGTGAACATTAATTTAAGCATCTATGGATAAATTTGTAAAACCAACTTGGGGTTGGCTAATTCTCAATTGACCGAGATGTATATGTTTTCATTGAAAAATATGACAAAAGGTGAAGGCCCTCTCTAGAGTATAAGATTTATATGTTTCTTTTGTAGGGAATATTTAGAGTACTTTTCTATGGCAGTGATTTGGATCAAACAATTGCGAAACCAAATTCTTATTGATTTTTTCGTTGGGAATTTGAATCTCTCGCGGGACCATATTTGTTTGCATTTCTCCTATTTTTATGGAAACAAATACTCCTGCCATTTTTCAGGTTTTGCACCCCCACCCCCTACTTGCAAAATTTACCTGGCTCAAATTTTATTTTACATTTTCAGTTCTCTGAAAAGGATCTCTGACCATTCTCTGACCCGGGGCAATACATGAAAAAACAAGANNNNNNNNNNNNNNNNNNNNNNNNNNNNNNNNNNNNNNNNNNNNNNNNNNNNNNNNNNNNNNNNNNNNNNNNNNNNNNNNNNNNNNNNNNNNNNNNNNNNNNNNNNNNNNNNNNNNNNNNNNNNNNNNNNNNNNNNNNNNNNNNNNNNNNNNNNNNNNNNNNNNNNNNNNNNNNNNNNNNNNNNNNNNNNNNNNNNNNNNNNNNNNNNNNNNNNNNNNNNNNNNNNNNNNNNNNNNNNNNNNNNNNNNNNNNNNNNNNNNNNNNNNNNNNNNNNNNNNNNNNNNNNNNNNNNNNNNNNNNNNNNNNNNNNNNNNNNNCGCCCCCATCCATGGCCACTCGAAATCATGGCCCTACCCCGGCCTCCTCCCTCGCCACGCCCCTCCTTTCCGACTCCATCACGCCCACCACGCCCACCCGCGCCGCCAACGGCCACGCGcggggccacgacggcgacgacgacctctgcgccgccgcctcggtgtgcgacggcggaggcggcggcgacccgttCGCGTTCCTCTCGGAGGACAGCCGCCCGCCGCGGCCGCCGGGCCCGTCCCCCGCCGACCCGTTCCGCAACAGGACGCCGTGGCTGGGCGGCCCTTACGGGTGGGCCAGGACGCTGCTGCTCGCGCCGGTCGCGACGGCGCggctcgtgctcttcgggctggccATCGCGATCGGGTACGCCGCCACGTGGGTGGCGCTGCGCGGCTGGACCGACTCGCGGGAGCGCCCGCGGGAGGGCGCCGGCCCCATGCCGGCCTGGCGCCGCCGGCTCATGTGGGTCACCCGGCTCTCTGCGCGCTGCATCCTCTTCTCCTTCGGGTCAGTGCCTCCGCCTCAGCAAGCGCCGCTAGCAGCAGCAGCTCTGCTCGGATTGGGTTTCGATCTGATCTGAACATTTGGCGCTCGATCGATGAGCCGCTGGGAAGCTTCGAATTTGTTTCACTAGATGATTAGGTTTCGGCGGCGAGGCGACACATGCCGAAGCTGCCGCGGATGGATGACGCGATCGGGAGAAGTTTGGTTGGTTTGCAGAATTTGGGGGGGATTTGCCTTGCGGCACGTGTGTGGGCAGCGATTTGTTTGGTGGGGGCGACGCCGACGCCGTATCAGCTCGGAAGGTGAAGGACCGTGCGGGTGACTTTGTTTGTTACGACATGCACTTAATACGGCTGACCGACAGGAACGGGAGGGCCCGTCTGGTTAATATCACAGTTCACCGTAGGTTGGAAACTGATTCTTGCACGGTCCGTCTCCCTCTGGTTAGCTTTTGCTTGGGTTTGTAGATCACAACATTGCTGGTGATATGCCTCGACAATTTTTATATGAGGAGCTAGTTAGAGAGAGCTACCCAAGAATTAGAAGAGGACAATTATTTCAACAAAATTACCCCTGATAATTTTGTTACATCCTTGTTAATTGGGGACATGAACCAGGTGGTCTGTAATGTGTGTGACTGTGGATAATTCAAATGGGAATAATGTGTAGATAATTCAAATGATGATGATGTCCATGCTGGAAGCACAGTTCATGGGTTCTGCTTGTGGGGCGTATGACCTTATGCCTTACACAACTGGCAATTGCTCAGTTGAACGTTTTGGATACAATTCGTTGAATGTTTCTAAAACGATGTCAAAGTGGTGACTGGTGAGGAACCTTGCTTACCAACCTTCCCTGAAATAAAATGAAAAGCTAACTGGCGAAAAATCATTTGTACAATGTGCTCTACTGCTTGTTTATACTTACTGGAGGGTTTCTGGTTTTGACCGCATACTTATCATATTTTCCCATCTTATATTGCTATTGAGTACTGTCTGATATTTGTTGGCCACTCGTTTGTACTCTCAGGTATCACTGGATCACACGAAAAGGAAGGCCTGCGCCTAGAGAGCTTGCACCTATAGTTGTTTCCAATCATGTATCATACATAGATCCCATATACTTCTTCTATGAATTGTTCCCAACCATTGTTTCATCGGATTCCCATGATGCCATACCATTTGTTGGAACAATCATAAGAGCAATGCAGGCATGTACCTTTACATTCTCCTCTTGAAGCATTTCAATTTGCAAGTTCCTTTCAAGTGTCAAACTTTATGACAATTTATACCTATCTTACAGGTTATATACGTTGATAGATTCTCGCCGGCTTCAAGGAAGTCAGCTGTGAATGAAATAAAGGTTAGGATGCTTCCCATCAGGCCTTGACCCCATAGTTGTTCTGCACTTCCTACTGTCGTCTAAAGTGCACGGTGTAACTGATTTTAAAAGTTGATTCCATGCAACTCATACTATAACATAAGACAAACAACTTTATTGTCTATTAGTTATTTTGTTCATATGGTACATTTTAGGATGTGCTTTCAGAGAAAGGCAGGTGGCAATAGCTTTCCGCGTGTCCTGTTGTTCCCTGAAGGCACTACAACCAATGGGAGATTTCTGATTTCATTCCAACATGGAGCATTCATACCTGGCTACCCTGTTCAACCGGTTGTTGTTCGTTACCCCCATGTGCACTTTGACCAGTCCTGGTTAGTTTCTCTAAGATTATgcattcttcttcttttttctttttgcgcTGTTCCCTGTCATAATTGTTATTGTGTTTCAGGGGAAACATATCACTAATAGCACTCATGTTCAAGATGTTCACCCAGTTTCACAACTTCATGGAGGTCTGCATTTCTTGCACACCCCAACCACTGTCTCTCATGTTTATTGGCAGCAATTCCTCACACAATAAGCTCATTCCTTATATGAATAATTGATTTTACAGGTAGAGTACCTCCCTATTGTCTACCCCCCTGAGATCAAGCAGGAGAATgcccttcattttgcagagaatgTAATACTGTTTTACTCAAATGAATCGTCCTTTCAACTCCTATGGTTTCTGTAGCAATGTGGTCATAATATTTTTATTCTACAGACCAGCTATGCTATGGCACACGCCCTTAATGTTTTACCGACTTCTTATTCATATGCTGATTCAATGATTGCGTCAAGAGCAGAAGAAGCTGGAAAGGTAACAGGCCACCTACAACACTGTCTCTATATTCTAAATTCATGTGCCAGCTTTGACCTTTGTTTTCTGGAGTCCTTACCATAGGGAATCTTCCAGAATTTCAAATGGCGGTAACTGGAGATGGGCATGCGTGCACTTGAGTAGGAAGTAGGAATTTGACTCTAATAAGCTGAGTTTCCATTTGCAGGCCAACTGCTCAAGTTATATGGTGGAAATGGCTTGGGTAAAAGAAGTAAGTCTTTCTTAAATTACACTGTATGTAGAACTTGGTGAGAAAACCTAtcaaagaaacatcataagattgtGAAGTTGTGCTATTATTGAAGAAAATGTTATGGTACAACGTTGATTTCATTTGCCTTTAAGTTTGCTTCTTTGTGCATCTAGAGTTATCTCTTGCTTCACTATAACGAGACATTTTTCTTCTCTGTGAGGATAGATGAATGATAGTTCTAGACTTGTACGTAGTTGATTTTTTTCCATGATCCACGCAGCGTTTTATTTCACATGTTGGCTCTTTCCGAAGTACTgtgcatactgctttcagctatgtgATAGTATCTGATTTCCTTTTTACATCTGTTTTCAGGTGTATGGTGTAAGCACCGCAGAAGCAATGGAACTCTTGGAGCACTTTTTGGCTATGAATCCAGACAGCgagtaagttcttcatcccttaactGACAACTACTGGATTACCTTATAGAAGATTATAAAAGTTTGGTCATTAACGATTGTTTGCTTAAAGGATGCAACATTACTTCCGTTCTCTGTTTATAAGTAGACACGCCTATTATTTTCTGTCATTCCGCAGTGTAGTGATAAATACAATTAACCAATTCTTGCAGTGGACGTGTTAAAGCACAAGATTTTTGGGCTCCTTTTGGCCTAGATTGCAGTCCTCTATGCAAGAAGGTACTAACACTCTCCTCCCTGCAAATACCATCAAGCTTAATTTCCTTAAAACAAAATTGACAGAAAACTTATGTGAAACTATTGTCTTTGCTGAACTCGCATATTTGTTTCAGATATTTCACTACTTCGATTTTGAAAATAAGGAATCCATCACATTCCGACAGGTATTGATTTAAAACGCAGTCCATCTCGTAGCTAGCATAGGTCATTGTAATTCCGACGATGTGGTAGCATGTTCCTACATATATGGCCATATGTTTACTCTATATCGTCATAGGTCATTGCTGTATGTTGTCCTAACATGCTACCACATTACTACTTGATGTACACAGTTCCTGGTCGGGTGTGCGCACCTAAGGAAGCAGCCGTTGTTTGAGGGAGTGTGCGAAACCGCCTTCGAGAAATGCAAGGCCCCTGGGACCTCTGACATATCCCTTGCACAGCTAGCCGACGCCCTGCGATCGGGCATGCTTCCTCCAGCAGACGACAGGGTGAGTTTTCGACCTTTCAGGTTCTCTTGGAATGCAAGCCGGTCAAACGATGTAACTTCAGTGTGCCGACTCCACTCACCCTGGCTGTACTCTGATTTGCAGATGCTGAAGCTGTTTGAGACGTTTGACATTGACGACGACGACAAAATCAGCAAGGATGACTTCGTGGCATGCCTTGCGAGGTTCCCTTTCATGATCGCCCTCTTCGCCGGCCGGATCAACGGGGAAGTTTACATCGAGATAGTTTGATGGTTGATTGAGTTGTAACCCCTCAGTTTATTGGTTGATGGAGTTGTTACCCCTCCTCCTATTTAGGGGGGTGATTGCGCCACTCCACTGTCCGTTTAGTCGAGACAGATCAAAGTCCAGCTTATACCTCCGCCGCTTTGCGCATCTCAAACTGGCTAACCAGCACAGCGCGGCAATTTTGTTTCATTTGTTcttggagggtgtgtgtgtgtagaTAGGAATGTTGTGACACAATGGGTTCTGCATATGGTATGGCGTCGGTTGAACTGGATGTGCACATAGAAAAGCACCCGTAACAAGTTTTTGAGAAGAGAACCCTGCCTTTCTCTTGCACCTTTATAATACGCTTATAACTGAGATAAGCATGAGCAAAATAAGCCACATAGAGTATGCAACACTTTTTTATGGACAATGAGTTGAGTGTAGACCACGGCTTTTCATAGACGATGAGTTGAGTTTGATCAATCACATTGCAGCGTAAACACATCGACCTCTGTTTTCACGTTTTATGGCTTTCCAAGAGGGTATTTACACAAGGGAAAACAACGAAGAAATAAGAGAGCTAAAAACGAGAAACGGCTTGATGGAGGCTGGCTACAAATTTAAGTCTGCCGTGCCGCAAGCACGGTGCGGCATGAGACAAGAAGACCTTTTTACAGTATATGTATGGTGCTTCTTGTCTCCTTTTTCTTTTCTCCTGTTCTGTTCCTGGAATATCTTTACATTACAATGCACTTCTCTTTCTTCGACTCGGTTCTTGCAGGCGGCGGGACATTTGACCTCTGCTGCAGAATTAAAACCACAAGTAATTCTCAGACAAGTGAAAGCATGAACCGGCAATGCATAAGAATTATTATTACGTAGGATATAAAATGTGTGAAGCAGGCCAGGGCAAAGATATGCCGCCTGGTCACTAGCGATTGCGAATAATTGATACCATAAGCAGTGGAAATGTAGTTAAAAAACACTACCAGGAATGAGTGCAAGGACTATGGAGGAATTTACTATTTAGGATCCACAACTAAATGGATAATTACTGGTTCTGTGCAATAGATTTGGTTTTATGTAAAATAGGTAGCTTTTGACATTGTAGCAGCAATACAGATAGTTCACAAGTTGACATTAAAATATCACTTGAGTACAAAAATGATTCGAGCATAGTAGAACCAATGTGACTTCAGGGTTAGGGGTTGTGGTCATGTTTCACTCAAATAGAATGAAAGTACTAGGTCAAAACTGGCATGTACTCATTGCATTTTGCAACATGGTATATACAGGTTGGCAAATCTCCCACATTTAACTTTTAACCATGGGATGACAGTTGTCAGTACATAAAGAATATAATAATTGTAACAGGCAGTGTGTGGTAATTAGATGTTTACTGGTCGTGATGATTAAATGTTCGGAACACTAGCTACATGCATCAAACAGCAAACCAAAGGAAACATACCCTTGGGCCAACAACAAGTCCTGGCCGGCCTGATGATTGATTGGGTGTCTGGTGTGTTTGcgtctgttgctgctgctgttgttgctgagGCTGCTGCTGCTGTGGTGGAGGCTGGTGTTGTTGAGGTTGCTGCCCAAACTCCTGTTGTTGAAGTGCGATAGCTAGCTCTAAATCCGAGCTGACAACATAAAAGAAAAACCATGCAAACAGGTTAGGCCTTGGGGATATACACATGCAAATACAGGTATATTTGAGGGTTCGCCTTTTGCCTGCAACCATGCATTGTGCAGTTTTCCTTATCATTGCACATTTTCCTAGTAAGGTTAACCTGTTAAATGGGATAACTCGTGCACATTTTCCTAATCAGGCTAAATATCATGCTATCTTGTTGAACAGGATAATTCATACACATTTTCCTAGTCAGGCTTACGTCATGCTAACCTGTTAAACGGGTTAACCTGGACCACGTAGGTGCTACAAGCCTACAACTATCTCTTTGCATCAGAGAACCATCATACCGTACTTATAATGCATCTAAAACTATGATTGCCGACGGTATTTTAAGTAACCAGATGTATAGATAAAAAAAAGGcagcctggtgcatgtagctcccactTGCACAGGGCAGCCCGGTCCGGCCACTTCGGGTCttctgtacgcagcctttccctgcatttctgcaagaggctgtttccaggactcaaACCCATGAGCTCAttggtcacaaggcaacagctttaccACTACTTTACAACTTGAACATTTTTACTGCATGCCATGTAGTGGTACAGCAAATTGAGCATGTGTATACTCTCCATAAAACATACCTAGATATTGGTCATTCAGCTAAGCATGAAATGAGAAGTTTAATAAAAAATTCAAGATCCCCCACCAACTCGTCAACCAGGCAAGGAACTAAAATGGGAAATAGCCACAACACTCGGTACAACAGACTGGATTGCAAGCCTAAAACAAGCAGAAGTGCAGAACAGAACCAATAACTGCAAAAGGCTAACTAGGAACAGCAGGGTgggaaaatactactccctccgttcggaattacttgtctcgaaaatggatgtatctagaactaaaatacatctagatacatccatttctacgacaagtaattccgaacggagggagtacatagctTCAACTGGCATCATAATATCACATCATATCTGACAATACACATTAACATGGTTGCAAAGGTTAAACTGTTATGCAATAGTAATTTGGATAAGATCTGTTATCTGGCCAACATAGAACTTTGCAAAAAAAGAGGGTACGAGGGGCATACTCTCCAGATGAGTTTGGCAGAGAATTGTCAAATTGAGCAATATAGTCCTGAGGATAGAATAAACAATGAATTATATAATCTTATAGAACCCAATGACAATCACAAAAATCTATTGATGTTGCACATACAGCAGTAGTCGTCATGGCCTGCTGTTGATTCCATGAATCATTTCTGGGAGTTTCAGCCATAAATGGTGTGAAGTTACTAGTGAGAAAAACCCCATCTCCATTCACCTAATGATTGACAATTGAGAACAAAACAAATCAGTAACTTCCATTTCAAGTGAATAAAAGTGTTGGTGGAGAGGGCTATTACATACCTCATCTAACGTTTGCCATACCAAATCAGTTTGGCCGAAAAAACCCTGATCAGTTGCTAAGAGATATAGACTTCCGTTATACTGCACAAAAGGCATGGAAAAAATAAAGCCAGCAAGCTTAATAGCTTATTACTGTAATTACATAATCTGACTTAATTAATTATCATACCTTGAACATAGTGTTGAAGTGGTTATTGCGGAAGAAGACACAAAGCTCTCTTTCCTTAAGACCCTCTTGTAGACAAAACAAACTGTAATGATGAAAATTTTGCCACATATTAATTATGAACAAGAGAAATCGATGCGCTTAAACCTATGAACAGAACTGTACCCATAGACAGTCAGCTGGTTAGCAGTGCTCTGTAGAAAATTATCAATCAGGTCCCCTGCAAACAAATGAAGGGGTGTAAAGCTAAATATTGTGAATAAATATTCATGACCCAATTGCACAACTGGTAACTGGAAAAAATCTCACATTGATGATGTGCAGCTCCATTTTCCAAGCATTGACTACTTTCCACGATCTTGTCAGCCTGCTCAGCAAGAACCACCTCACCCTCATACACTGGCTCTTCAGTTTGAAATGCCATGTTTCCACCCCCAAGTATGTGCTCTTCTCCTTGATAGATTGGCTCGTTCCCCTGAATGCTTGAAGAGGCGAGCACAGCAGTGTCTAGAGAAACAAGTTTCTCATCCTGCTCAGGTATAGCACCCATAGGAGTAGCTTGACTAGTTACAGTTGCTGAGTCACAGCTGTTCTCAGTATCAGAAACCTGAGGGGCAGTATCAGAAGCCTGAGGTGTAGCACCCATAGGAGTAGCTTGACTAGTTACAGTTGCCGAGTCACAGCTGTTCTCAGCATCAGAAACCTGAGGGGCAGTATCAGAAGCCTGAGTGTCATGAATTTGCATAGTAGAATGTTCTCTGCAGGTTTCTTTACTAGCTTCAGCGAGATCAGGAGCAGGAGCAGAAGCTTCGCCATTGAGAACAGAAGATTCATGAGAAGGGCAGGCAACAGTAGATTCTGAAGATTGAACAGGTATATCAAGGTGCTCTACTAACACATCCCTTTTCCCATCTTCCTCTGTTTCTTTAGAGGTCAAAGCTTGTTCAGATTCTGAAGACGCGACTTCACTAACAGTAGCATCAGAATTTGTGTTTTGTAATGTAGAATCATGACTACCTTCCTCTTTATTTGACGGTCCTACCACCTCAGGTGCCTCTAATACAAAGCTCTCACTACGTGGTGTATCCTCTATATTGGAGGATGAATGACTCTGCGAAGTGCTGAAGGAAACAGAACCATCAACAACATTCGTGCTTTCAGCTTTGGATAGACTAAGGACTCTCCTTAGTTCCTCGTCTTCCTCACGGTCGCCTCGTCTCATTTGCAGTTCAGCTGAATCTGAGAGTGTACTTTCATCAAATGGTTTCCCTAGAGAAACAGTAGGTGACGGAACCCCTAATGCTgctgctgttgcagcagcaaaatcAACAGTTTCTTCCTCTGCAACATGTTTATCCTCTTCTGCTGGTTTCTCTGACTTAAATTCAGCAAGCCCAGAAGCAAGAGCATTGTATGACTTTGATCCAATGGCACTAGCAGTGTCAGTATCCTAGAAATTGATATGAAGCAGTATTAGCATGTCAGTGGTGTTATAGGCACAGCTAATAAAGTGATGCTGTATCTATTTTGTAGTAATGAGTCACGTGACACATTGACATGGAAACCATGTTAGTCATGCGTCTTTGTTCGTGGAATTGCGTTGCACAATATAAACAGGTCATTAATTATTGAGTTTTTCAGTACAAAAAATAAGTCCACCAAATCTACACTGGAATTTAAATATAATGTCCGTATGCAAGCATAACCTTTTGCAGAAGCAACCCAAGcgacaattgaaacacaaagagtgaAAGTGAGGGGCATCGGAGTAAGAGAATCAGTTCCCTCAGTTGACAATTCATCTCAACAGAATAGACATAATTATGACCGATGGCTTAGGCTGCAGACTGGAATACAGTTGGTAGCAACCTAGCGTACAAAATGTGGTACGTTTTACCAATACCAAGAGGTCAAAAGCAAGAAAACTAATGTCACATGAACATCCCAATGCTAGTAAAAGCAGGGAACTCCTCTGCACTACAGATAAAAGGGCATGCAATTGCAAGCAAAAAAACTCCAGAGACCGAATATAAATTCACAAAAACAATCACAATAAAAATATCTCTGACTTCTAAGAATGAATATGTAGTGTTATATGTAGGAAATATTGCTTACAGGGCTCAGAACTCAGGGAGACCCAGATTTTAAAGATGGTATAGTCTTGCACTCTTGCACATGCAT
It contains:
- the LOC119336796 gene encoding lysophospholipid acyltransferase LPEAT2-like isoform X2 — translated: MCFQRKAGGNSFPRVLLFPEGTTTNGRFLISFQHGAFIPGYPVQPVVVRYPHVHFDQSWGNISLIALMFKMFTQFHNFMEVEYLPIVYPPEIKQENALHFAENTSYAMAHALNVLPTSYSYADSMIASRAEEAGKANCSSYMVEMAWVKEVYGVSTAEAMELLEHFLAMNPDSDGRVKAQDFWAPFGLDCSPLCKKIFHYFDFENKESITFRQFLVGCAHLRKQPLFEGVCETAFEKCKAPGTSDISLAQLADALRSGMLPPADDRMLKLFETFDIDDDDKISKDDFVACLARFPFMIALFAGRINGEVYIEIV
- the LOC119336796 gene encoding lysophospholipid acyltransferase LPEAT2-like isoform X1, with amino-acid sequence MATRNHGPTPASSLATPLLSDSITPTTPTRAANGHARGHDGDDDLCAAASVCDGGGGGDPFAFLSEDSRPPRPPGPSPADPFRNRTPWLGGPYGWARTLLLAPVATARLVLFGLAIAIGYAATWVALRGWTDSRERPREGAGPMPAWRRRLMWVTRLSARCILFSFGYHWITRKGRPAPRELAPIVVSNHVSYIDPIYFFYELFPTIVSSDSHDAIPFVGTIIRAMQVIYVDRFSPASRKSAVNEIKRKAGGNSFPRVLLFPEGTTTNGRFLISFQHGAFIPGYPVQPVVVRYPHVHFDQSWGNISLIALMFKMFTQFHNFMEVEYLPIVYPPEIKQENALHFAENTSYAMAHALNVLPTSYSYADSMIASRAEEAGKANCSSYMVEMAWVKEVYGVSTAEAMELLEHFLAMNPDSDGRVKAQDFWAPFGLDCSPLCKKIFHYFDFENKESITFRQFLVGCAHLRKQPLFEGVCETAFEKCKAPGTSDISLAQLADALRSGMLPPADDRMLKLFETFDIDDDDKISKDDFVACLARFPFMIALFAGRINGEVYIEIV
- the LOC119336799 gene encoding ubiquitin carboxyl-terminal hydrolase MINDY-2-like; translation: MSADTPPLPPPAPPLGALDPEAEPAQPLEPPEVMHKTRAVDFLGRRTPIVYQNDNGPCPFLVAGNVLLLKNVISLNPDAGEVSQQKLLSLVADRLIDSNSSAQGKDEEYARNWEHNISDAIDLLPRLTTGIDVNVMFRKVDDFEFTPERAIFDLLDIPLYHGWIVDPQDTDTASAIGSKSYNALASGLAEFKSEKPAEEDKHVAEEETVDFAAATAAALGVPSPTVSLGKPFDESTLSDSAELQMRRGDREEDEELRRVLSLSKAESTNVVDGSVSFSTSQSHSSSNIEDTPRSESFVLEAPEVVGPSNKEEGSHDSTLQNTNSDATVSEVASSESEQALTSKETEEDGKRDVLVEHLDIPVQSSESTVACPSHESSVLNGEASAPAPDLAEASKETCREHSTMQIHDTQASDTAPQVSDAENSCDSATVTSQATPMGATPQASDTAPQVSDTENSCDSATVTSQATPMGAIPEQDEKLVSLDTAVLASSSIQGNEPIYQGEEHILGGGNMAFQTEEPVYEGEVVLAEQADKIVESSQCLENGAAHHQWDLIDNFLQSTANQLTVYGLFCLQEGLKERELCVFFRNNHFNTMFKYNGSLYLLATDQGFFGQTDLVWQTLDEVNGDGVFLTSNFTPFMAETPRNDSWNQQQAMTTTADYIAQFDNSLPNSSGDSDLELAIALQQQEFGQQPQQHQPPPQQQQPQQQQQQQQTQTHQTPNQSSGRPGLVVGPRRSNVPPPARTESKKEKCIVM